The proteins below come from a single Papaver somniferum cultivar HN1 chromosome 11, ASM357369v1, whole genome shotgun sequence genomic window:
- the LOC113321825 gene encoding L-ascorbate peroxidase, cytosolic-like produces the protein MGKCYPTVSEEYQKQIKLCSRKLKGLIYEKQCAPLMLRLGWHSAGTYDVKTKTGGPFGTIKHKDELAHGANNGLDIAVRLLEPIKEQFPSISYADYYQLAGVIAVEVTGGPDVPFHPGREDKAQPPVEGRLPNATLGNDHLRTVFGEQMGLSDRDIVALSGGHTLGRCHKERSGFEGPWTTNPLVFDNSYFKELLSGEKEGLIQLPTDKALLSDPVFRPLVEKYAEDEEAFFADYADAHMKLSELGFAEA, from the exons ATGGGAAAGTGTTACCCAACTGTGAGTGAGGAATACCAGAAACAAATCAAGCTCTGCTCCAGGAAGCTTAAAGGTCTTATCTACGAGAAGCAATGTGCTCCTTTGATGCTCCGATTAGG TTGGCATTCTGCTGGAACATACGATGTGAAAACTAAGACTGGAGGTCCATTCGGAACAATTAAACACAAGGATGAGCTCGCTCATGGAGCCAACAACGGTCTTGACATTGCAGTCAGACTTTTGGAACCTATCAAGGAGCAATTCCCTTCAATTAGTTATGCTGATTACTATCAG TTAGCTGGTGTCATTGCTGTTGAAGTTACTGGTGGGCCTGATGTCCCTTTCCACCCTGGTCGGGAG GACAAAGCTCAGCCACCAGTGGAAGGTCGCTTGCCCAACGCTACTCTGG GTAATGACCATCTAAGAACTGTTTTTGGTGAACAAATGGGTCTTAGTGACAGGGATATTGTTGCTCTCTCAGGTGGCCACACATTG GGAAGGTGCCACAAAGAGCGCTCTGGATTTGAAGGACCGTGGACAACCAACCCCCTAGTATTCGACAATTCTTACTTCAA GGAGCTCCTAAGTGGAGAGAAGGAAGGCTTAATCCAACTCCCAACTGACAAGGCACTCTTGTCTGATCCCGTTTTCCGTCCCCTTGTTGAGAAATATGCAGAG GATGAGGAAGCCTTCTTTGCTGACTACGCTGATGCTCACATGAAACTATCTGAATTGGG GTTTGCTGAGGCTTAG